DNA from Prunus persica cultivar Lovell chromosome G6, Prunus_persica_NCBIv2, whole genome shotgun sequence:
TATGTAGAAACAAGCCGcaaaaagcccaaaatctCCAACCAATTTTCAGTTGCCACCTTTATCTTAGCCTTCCAATCAGCTGCCAACTCCATTGCTTTGTCTCTCACATGAGGATTAATTTGTGGTGAGAATCTCTTCAACTCCTGTAGCAAAAGAAGACAACTCCTCCTAATAACTCTCAAATCATAATCAAACTCCTGGTTGTCCACATTCAAATTTGAAGGGTAAAACCCTTGCATTGCATCCAAAACCAATTTCGCTGGGTCAGATGACGCCTGAAGAACACCTGAGATTTCTCTACCCACTAAGTCAATTCTCTTCAAATTCTCATTCATGAGCAATTGCAAGCCTCTACCATTCCTGTTGGCGCTTGACTGAATACTGGAGGAAGAAGGAACATTGGTCTCCATGGATTTTTGAGTTGaatcaaattgtttttgtttcaattcaaGCTCTTTGGCCTGTTCTTGTAACAATTTTTCTTCCGACTCCAAATGCTTTTGGCGTTCTTGaatcatcaaatcaaattgtttttgtttcaattcaaTCTCTTTGGCCTGTTCTTGTAACAACTTGTCTTGTGAATCCAAATCCCTTTGGCGTTTTTGaatcatcaaatcaaattgtttttgtttcaattcaaGCTCCTTGGCCTGTTCTTGTAACAACTTTTCTTGTGAATCCAATTCCTTTTGGCGTTCTTGaatcatcaaatcaaattgtttttgtttcaactCAAGCTCTTTGGCCTGTTTTTCAAGTTGCCTCTCTTTCATTTCAAGTCCATGGGAATGTTCTAGTGCTTCTGAATCCAAATGTTTTTGGCGTGAGTGAATCAAAATGATTTACTTGCACCTCAACCTCATTGAGGTATTCATTAGCCCTGTTATGAATCAAATTGAGTTCCTCAAATTTTGACTcaacttgtttgtttcttaattCAAACTTCTCAACCCATCCTTCAAGTTCCCTCTCCTTCGATTCAAGTTTACAGGACCATTCCTCCATGGATTTCTTAAGCAAACCATAATCTTTCACCTTCAACTCCATTTCCCTGATTGTTTTCTCTCTAGATTGGAGTGAATTAGAGCATTGCACCATTACTTTCTGAATCAGACAAAGTCTCTCCTTTTTcagtttaatttctttgtgaCATTCTTCAAGAGATTTACCCGCTGCTTTAACCCCCTCTTGTTTCAAAACCAACACgttcttctccttctcaacAGACCCCCTAATCGCATTTAGTTGCCTCCGGTTCAATTCAATATCCTCACGAAAAGCGTTCAACACTCCTTGAGCCCCTGTCACTTCCTCCTCCTTAATCTCAAGCTCTTTGGACCTCTCTTCCAAACTTTTACGAACCCAACACAATTTCTCAGTGCCCTCTTCGATGCTTTTTTGGATCAAATCACACTTCGTCTCCTTCTCTTTAACCAATTTCTCAACTTCCACTAGTCGTTTCTCTGTAACATCAACCTCTTTTATTCTCTCTTCTGTCAATCTCTCAATTCCATGTAATTCCTGGGCTTTGGATTCCATTTTCGAGTGAAAGCTGAAAACTTTCTCTTCCAATTCCTTCTCGCGGTCCTCAAGCTCCTGGTATCGGGCCTGTGGCGAGTTCTGTTCCAAGTCAAACTGGTCTTGGAGCTCTTGGAACCGGGTCTGGAGCGAGTTACGTTCCGAGTCGAACTCGTCCTGGAGCTTTTGGAATCGGGTGTCAATGTGACCCAAAAGGCCCTTCCACTGCAGGGCGAGATTGCTCTGCTTCAACTCTGTCCTTTCAGACCTGAGGctaaattttccatttttcgtCTCCTTCGTCTTTAAAAGACCCTAAATGTTGTCAACGCCGTGTTAATGGAGAATAAAGACTCaaactttaaaaaagaaaaaaaaaagaaaaaaaaaaaagagaaaaccctaCAGTGCCTGTACGTCAGGGAcgattcattttcattttctaaaagAATCCTAAAATCAGATGCTGAAAGAGAGTGAAAGGCTATCAGATAATGACATCACATACCTTGAGTTTGGCGTTTCAGCTTGAAGCTTGAAATAGACGACTGTGGAGGAAGGAGGCCTAGCttagcttcttcttcaacacaACGTTCACAAGCTCAGAGCTCTGTTATGACTAATGGCTCATGCAGATCAGTCTCTACAACTACAAATTGCGCTCTCAAATCCTTACTTCTCGTAAATTCCATCTGAGCCGTTGGTTTAAAAGTTTGACAAACGGACAGAttagaaataaaatcttatttgCGTACAGTTATCTGCCACCTGTTTGGCTTGGGATTTTTAGCGCTTAATTAATCTCCTGTTTGACTtgggatttatttatttatttttggttgatAAAGCATCTttaccaacaaaataaaaataaaaaggatgatatacaattcaaatttatttattttgtttataaataagATGATGTTAATAAGCCATAATCTTTTGTAGAAGTGAATTAGAGCAGTGAATCAAGACGTTGTATATTAGAGATCTTTgagtagtttagaatattactttgttaaaataaataaataaaaaaaccagccccatcttttttattttgagaaataaatcATTTCTAGTATTGAGTTAACAGCTACAAAAAGTTCATAGTATGGCAGCCTTTTGCACAATGTAAATAAAACCTATGATTTAGCatcaaattaggaaaaaaGCATTTTATTTGACGACCCCAAGGGTTTGAACTTTGTACAACAAAACACTTCCCCTAAATGGAAGTAATGCaaaccagaaaacaaaacaggcTGGATGCCTACCAAAAGTTGTGCCATAGATGCAATTGAAGGTCTCTAAAATCAGCACCATAAACTGGTCCTTCAAAGTTTAAATGTGTGGAAGGTTCCTACTATATTTGATTAGGGTCATAACTATGAGTGTTGGGCAACAAGTGATGGGAGTGAGGTAGCCCAGCATTCTGCATGGCACTAAAATTAGTGCCGATTTCATGGTCGTTGTTCGCGGCAGCCATACGAAACTGTGCAGGGTGTCCATAAGTTTCATACAGCAGAGATGATGAACTTAACTCCATGGCACCAAAATTAGCACTGGTCTCATGTTCGTTGGCAACGGCAGCCATACGAAACTGTGCAGGTTGTCTGTAATTTTCATACAGCCGAGATGACGAACTTAACTCCACTGCACCAAAATTAGCACCAGTTTCTTGGTTGTTGGCCACCATACCAAACTTATCTGCACCAGTTTCATGCAGCAGAGATGACGAACTTAACTTCATGGTACCATTAGCACCAATTTGATGGTCGTTGGCAGCCATACCAAACCGCCCAGGGTGTCCATAGTTTTCATAGAGCTGAGACGAGTCACTGTTGAAAGTTGGCAATGCATAAGGTCTAGGAAAAACTGCTAGAGGTGTCGGATAACTTATATTTTGACGTTTCTCTGGTGGTTGAAACTTGGGGGCAGAAGTGCTAGTACTACGcttcttcctttcttcatGTTCTCGTGGTCCCAACTTCGAGGTAAAAGATATCTGTAGAGGTCTCCAACACTCCTTTAGTTTTCCCAGCTGAAGAATTTCTGACTCGATGTCCTTGGATGGGTATTCAGACTCAAGATTGTAATCTTTGATGCATTGAATCACAGCTCTAAGATCAGCTATTTGGTCTTTTACAACAGTATCCTGTGAGGAAAAATAACACTTGGTAGATG
Protein-coding regions in this window:
- the LOC109949757 gene encoding uncharacterized protein LOC109949757 — encoded protein: MAQLLGLLKTKETKNGKFSLRSERTELKQSNLALQWKGLLGHIDTRFQKLQDEFDSERNSLQTRFQELQDQFDLEQNSPQARYQELEDREKELEEKVFSFHSKMESKAQELHGIERLTEERIKEVDVTEKRLVEVEKLVKEKETKCDLIQKSIEEGTEKLCWVRKSLEERSKELEIKEEEVTGAQGVLNAFREDIELNRRQLNAIRGSVEKEKNVLVLKQEGVKAAGKSLEECHKEIKLKKERLCLIQKVMVQCSNSLQSREKTIREMELKVKDYGLLKKSMEEWSCKLESKERELEGWVEKFELRNKQVESKFEELNLIHNRANEYLNEVEVQVNHFDSLTPKTFGFRSTRTFPWT